Within the SAR202 cluster bacterium genome, the region CATAACGCGTTTAGTGGTAGATCACAGCGTCATTTAGCCGGCGGCTTATTCTATAGAAGCAACGCCCGGCAGCCGCGTTCGTATGCTGACAAGCCCCACTCGTCGGTATAACTGTCTTGCAGGCCGTCCCCCACCTAACTTTCGGAGTAGTCTCGGTCCTGTCCATTCTACCCTTTTGGCTCTGCATATCTTTGCGGCAGGCTAATAAAATTACATATCGTCAATAGCTGGTTATGAGGGGCTTATTGGAGTGGGAGGTAAGTGCCGGGGCGAGAACCTGAGTCAGAGTTCTGTTGGGCAGTGGGTAGGTAAAGGGCGAATTCTTCCAGTTGTTCTAGCTGCTCGTGTCCTTTCTATTCCATTCCGTGCTAGGTCTAAGACTTCGGCTGGCCACGCTGCCGCTCCAGATACAACACAAACATTAGGAGATGGCTTATGCAAAACAAAAATGAAGTTCTAAGGCAGTACTCCACAGACCTGTTATCTCTGGATAAGCAGATCCTGAACATGGTCAAGGATGAAGCCGGTACTGAAGAGGCGCGGCGTTATCCGGAGGTCCAGCAGCTTATCAGGACTACCCACGATAAGCTGGCTAAAGTCTCGACGGAACTGGAACAAAACCTGTCCTCCCTCGGCGGCGAAAGCTCGTCAATGCTCAAGCAGGCCATGGGCAGGGTCGGCGGAATGGTTACTGGGATGGCCAGTAAGGTTGAGGGTTCCGAGAAGGCTTCCAAAGTCTTGCGCAACACCTACGCAGCCCTGGACGCCGCCGCCCTTGGCTCCATTATGCTCCACACTACCGCCCTGGCCTTCGACGAAAAGTCCACTGCTGACGTGGCCGACCGGCACTTCAAAGAGCTTGCGCCGCTGGCGGTCCAGACCCGGGAGATGATACCCAGCATCGTGGTAAGAGAGTTCGCTGACGAAGGCTATGCAGTTAACGCGTCCGCGGTCGATGAGTTTAAAAACAAAGCCCAGGAGGCCTGGGCGCAAGGGCCCAACGCCTGACCCCTTGTAACAACTCCAGCTCACGCCGGCCCTCGGGGTTGGCTGTGTGGCTTCCAAATGGATGGGGACGCGAGGTCTAACTATCTGCCTGTACCCTCGCCCCCCATCCATTTTTGTGCGCCTCCACCCTAAAACCATCCTCTGGTGGTATCATCCCAGTAAACGCCCGTTTCCCAGGAGGCGCCCATGCTGGTCAAGCAAATTCGCATCGAAAGCCTCGGCAACTCCTCTTACATCGTCGGCTCCCAGGACGCCAAGATCTGCGCCGTCATCGATCCCGCCCGCGACGTGGACCTCTACATCCGCGAGGCCGAAGCCCTGGGTATGAAGATCGCCTACGCCCTAGAAACGCATCTCCATAACGACTTCATCTCCGGCAGCCGCGAGCTGGCCGCCCGCACCGGTTGCCCCATCGCCGCCAGCGCCGTCGGCGGCCTCGCCTTCGACCACCGCGCCCTCAAGCCCGGCGACACCATAAACATTGGCGAGGTCCGCCTTCAGGTCATCGCCACCCCCGGCCACACGCCCGAACACATCTCCTTCGAGGCCACTGACACCTCCAAAGGCGGTGGATCCCACGCCCTTTTCAGCGGCGGCGCTCTCATGGTCGGCGGCGTCGCCCGCAGCGAGCTCCTGGGCAAGCAGCTCGCCCCCTTCCTGGGCCGGTGGTTCCACCGCACCATCACCCGCGAGTTCAAGCCCCTGGATGACGCCATCGACGTCTATCCCACCCACGGCGGCGGCTCCTTCTGTATGGCCTCCGCCTCCACCGGAGGAAGCCACGCCACCACGACCACCATCGGCCAGGAGCGACGCACCAACCCCTTCTTTATGGCCGAGACGGAGGAAGACTTCCTACAGCTAGCCCTTGGCGACCTCCCCTCCTACCCCGCCTACTACAAGCGCATGTCCGCCATCAACCGCCAAGGCCCTAAAATCCTTGGCTGGCTCCCCCAGCTTTTCCCCCTCTCCTCCAAAGAGGTCTGGACACGAGTCCAGGGTGACGGCATCGCCATCGACACCCGCAAGCCCGATGCCTTCACCGCCGGTCACATCCCCCGCGCCTACTCCATAACCGCCGGCGACACCCTTGGCACCTGGGTAGGATGGCTCGTCGAGCCCGGCAAGCCCCTGGTCTTCGTCCTCGACGACCCTTCCAAAAGCGAAAGCTTAGTCCGCCAGCTTATCCGCATCGGCTACGACTCCCTGGACGGCTACCTGGAGGGCGGCATGGACGCCTGGCGCAAGGCCCGTCTACCCGTGTCTACCCTCAAGACTGCCAGCGCTAAGGAGCTATACCGAAAGCTGGAGACCGGCCACGGCCCTCAGCCTTTAGACGTGCGGTTTGCCCACGAGTGGCAAGGCGGTCATCTCCCCGGCGCGCTGAAAATCGAGCTGGGCGACTTGCCGGAACACACCGGCGGCCTCCCCCGCCACATGGCCTACGCCACCGTCTGCGCCGCCTGCTTCCGCGCCTCCACCGCCGCCAGCATCCTTGAACGCGAAGGCTTTAACGATGTGACGCTGCTGGTCGGCGGCAACAACGCGTGGAAGGAGTCAGGGCTGCCGTTGGAGGGGAGGCAAAACTAACCTCGCGCCAGTTCCAAAATCCTTGACTATTGGCATATAGCTCTCCATAATCGCCGCCATCGATAGTGCCCATCCTGGCTTGGAGGTGCACATCATGGTTACTTTAGAGCCGCCAGCCGCTTCCTCTCCACCGTCTCCCAGCTACCCAGGCATCCGCCTAGACGTCGCCTACCCCGAGAAGCTCTCCCGCGGCACCCTTCTCCTCAAGACTTTCCTCGGCTGGATTTACATCTGGATTCCCCACGGCATTGTCCTCTACATCCTGGGTATCCTAGCCAGGCTTGCCATCTTCGTATCCTTCTTCGTCATCCTTTTCACCAAGAAGTATCCCAAAGGCCTCTTTGACTTTGTTGTCGGTGTTCAATCCTGGAATCTGCGAGTGCAAACCCACGCTTCCCTTCTCCTTAACGACAAATATCCGCCCTTCTCCCTATCGGCCCAGGACTATCCCACGCGGCTAGAAGTGGACAACCCCCCTGTCCTCTCTCGTCTCTTCGTTGTGTTGAAACTTCTCTTTGGCTGGCTCTATGTGGGCATACCCCACGGCGTCATCCTTTTCTTCTACTTAATCGGCGTCGTTTTCGTGACCATCTTCGCCTGGTTCCACATCCTCTTCACCGGCAAGTATCCGCGAAGTGTCTTCAACTTCGTCATCGGCTACTTGCGATGGCAAGAGCGCGTCACCGCGTACCTGAGTCTCCAGCGCGACGAGTATCCTCCCTTCCATGGCCGGCCTTGAGCCTTACTACCATACCGCGCCCTCTGATGTTCCTCCTCCTGAGGCCCCTCCACCCTCACCACTAAGGCCCCCGCGAGGCGGTCCCCCCGCTCTGGCCTTTGCCATAGCCCTCGCCTTGCTAGGTGGGGTCTTTGGTATCGTCGCCGCCATAGTCCAGGAGGCGCAAGCGGGCATCCTCGTAGCCTTCGTCGGCGCACCCATCATCGAGGAGTTCGTTAAGCCCAGCGGCGTTTACGCCCTCCTGGTCTGGTGGCCTCATCTCCTCAAAAACCGGCTCTTCACCGCCGCCCTTGCCGCCTGTGGCGGCCTCGCTTTCGGTTA harbors:
- a CDS encoding MBL fold metallo-hydrolase, with the translated sequence MLVKQIRIESLGNSSYIVGSQDAKICAVIDPARDVDLYIREAEALGMKIAYALETHLHNDFISGSRELAARTGCPIAASAVGGLAFDHRALKPGDTINIGEVRLQVIATPGHTPEHISFEATDTSKGGGSHALFSGGALMVGGVARSELLGKQLAPFLGRWFHRTITREFKPLDDAIDVYPTHGGGSFCMASASTGGSHATTTTIGQERRTNPFFMAETEEDFLQLALGDLPSYPAYYKRMSAINRQGPKILGWLPQLFPLSSKEVWTRVQGDGIAIDTRKPDAFTAGHIPRAYSITAGDTLGTWVGWLVEPGKPLVFVLDDPSKSESLVRQLIRIGYDSLDGYLEGGMDAWRKARLPVSTLKTASAKELYRKLETGHGPQPLDVRFAHEWQGGHLPGALKIELGDLPEHTGGLPRHMAYATVCAACFRASTAASILEREGFNDVTLLVGGNNAWKESGLPLEGRQN
- a CDS encoding DUF4389 domain-containing protein is translated as MVTLEPPAASSPPSPSYPGIRLDVAYPEKLSRGTLLLKTFLGWIYIWIPHGIVLYILGILARLAIFVSFFVILFTKKYPKGLFDFVVGVQSWNLRVQTHASLLLNDKYPPFSLSAQDYPTRLEVDNPPVLSRLFVVLKLLFGWLYVGIPHGVILFFYLIGVVFVTIFAWFHILFTGKYPRSVFNFVIGYLRWQERVTAYLSLQRDEYPPFHGRP
- a CDS encoding PrsW family intramembrane metalloprotease, which translates into the protein MAGLEPYYHTAPSDVPPPEAPPPSPLRPPRGGPPALAFAIALALLGGVFGIVAAIVQEAQAGILVAFVGAPIIEEFVKPSGVYALLVWWPHLLKNRLFTAALAACGGLAFGYIESLVYIKVYIVDPSPEYVLFRLTVTPAMHVTASFIFGMGINQGAIDSIHGKKPLLQGSRKWFIAAIILHALYNIGATIISVVFDVFSDEDFRFD